A stretch of DNA from Pasteurellaceae bacterium RH1A:
CAAGCATCCTCGCTTGTGCCTTATCTACATAGTTTTCAGCACCAGCCCGGAGGCTGGTGCTATCAGTTCAGAGATTATAAACCCTTTCAATACTTTGACCTAGTTCACATTTTCAAACAAGCGGTCTGTTTTTTGCGGAAATTTACAAGCCCAACTTTTGGAAGATGGGCAAAATGGTGTTACTATTAGCACCAAATTTTTAGAGAATTAGAAGAAGAATGAAAGATACCCTACGCATTGCTACCCGCCAAAGCCCACTGGCCCTGTGGCAGGCAAATTTTGTCAAAGAGGCCTTAGAAGAACGCTTCCCAGAGCTGACTGTGGAACTGGTCACCATGGTGACCAAGGGCGATATTATTTTAGACACCCCGCTGGCCAAGATTGGCGGCAAGGGGCTTTTTGTTAAGGAATTAGAACTGGCCCTGCTGGAAAACCGAGCCGATTTGGCCGTTCATTCCATGAAAGATGTGCCTATGAGCTTCCCAGAAGGTCTGGGCTTGGCCGTAATTTGTGAGCGGGAAGACCCCCGTGATGCCTTTGTTTCCAACCACTTTGCCAGCCTGGCAGATCTGCCAGCCGGGGCGGTGGTGGGGACATCCAGCCTGCGTCGCCAGTGCCAGCTCATGGCCAAGTATCCACATTTGACGGTCAAATCCCTGCGGGGCAATGTGGGCACACGTTTATCCAAGCTCGATAGCGGAGAATACGATGCCATTATTTTAGCTTCTGCGGGCCTTATTCGCTTGGGCATGGCTGAACGCATCCGTGCCTTTATTTCTGTAGAAGATTCCCTGCCCGCCTGTGGCCAAGGGGCGGTGGGGATTGAAACCCGGGTTGATGATGAGCGGGTGCTCCGCTATATCAGTGTGCTCAACCACCAGCCAACCCGCTACTGTGTGGAGGCTGAACGGGCCATGAACACCCGCCTACAGGGTGGCTGCCAGGTGCCGATTGGGGGCTTTGCCACCCTTGAGGGCGATGAAATCAGCCTCAATGCCCTGGTTGGCTCCTTAGATGGAACGGAGATTATCCGGGCCTCTGGCAGGGCCAAGCTGGAAGAAGCCCAGCAGTTGGGCCAGCAAGTGGCTAAATCCCTCTTGGCCCAGGGGGCAGACAAGATTTTGGCCCAGGTCTATCAGGCAGGCTAGGATGAACGTACTGATTACCCGCCCCCAGCCCAGCGGCCAGGCCTTGGTGGATATGCTCAACAAGGTGCAAATTTTTGCCCTCCACCAACCGCTTGTTAGCATTGAAGCTGGCCGGGAACTGCCTCAGCTCCATGCAGCCCTTAATCAACTTAAGGCAGGTGACTATGTTTTTGCGGTGTCCAAGCATGCGGTAGATTTCGCCACAGATACCCTCAAACAAACGGGTTTTCACTGGCGGGAAGATTTAAACTATTTTGCGGTGGGCAGACAGACAGCCCAGCATTTCGCTGCCCAAAGCGAACAGCAAGTGGCCTACCCGATTGAATCGGAAAACAGCGAAGGCCTGCTCAATTTGCCCCAAATGCAGGACTTGACCGATAAAACCGTGCTTATTTTACGAGCCGAAACAGGCCGGGAACTTTTTCCTGAGGAAGCCAGCCGAAGGGGGGCAAAGATTGCCTATTTGGAATGCTACCAACGCCAACCTGTGGCGGATAATTTGGCAGATCAAATTAGCCTCTGCAAGCGGGCAGGGATTGATACCATCGTGGTGACCAGTGGCGAGATCTTACAGGCCCTCTATGATCAAACCCTGGCAGAAGATCGGGCTTGGCTAACCGCCTGCCGCCTCTTAGTGGTGGGGCCACGCTTGGCAGAGCAGGCTCAAGGCCTGGGTTGGCAGGCTGGCAATATTATACTTTCTGAAAAAGCAGACAACCAAAGTCTGTTTGACAGACTCATTCAGAATGTGGGACGTTAATTAACTAAGGTGGACTTATGTCAAAGCAAAAGAGAGAGGTTGAAGACCTAGAAGTAACTGAAGTGCCTGTAGAACAAACAGAAGCGACAGTGGAAGCAGAACAAGCGGTTCATTCTGAGCCAGAATTAACAAATGAACCTGAAGAAGGAACCCAAGAAGAACTTAAAGAGGAGCCCTTAATGGAAAATACCGAAAATACCCCGGCACCAGAAGCCAAAAAATCGGGCGGCACAGGCCTTGCCCTACTTGCCCTGTTAGTGGCCCTAGGCTTGGGTGGCGCAGGCTACTACTTTGGCAGCCAAAAACTGGCCAGCCTAGAAGCTAATGTCCAGCAGCAGCTTGCAGGCGCAGTCAATAAACTCAAGGAAGCCCAGCCAGAGCAAATGCAGATTGAACTGCCGAATTTCGATGCAGAAAAGGTGCAGATCGCCACACTTAGCAGCAATTACCAACAGGCTCAACAACGTATCAGCCAGCTTGAGCGTGAACAGGCCGTTTACACCCAACAGATCAACAGCCTCCAGCAGCAAATTCAGCAATTAGGCAATATGCCAAAAGCCGATACCTCCACCTTCCTCTTATCTGATGCCGACTTCCTACTCAACAATGCCATCCGCAAAATGGTCTTGGATAACGACATGGACACCACCAAAAACCTCTTGATTGAGGCTGATAAGGTGTTGGCCCAGGTGTCTGATTCAGGCGTACTGGCCGTGCGTGAAGCCATTAAGGCAGACCTTAACCAACTGTCTTCCATTAACGAGGTCGATCAAAACGCCCTCATGCTCCGCCTGACTCAGCTGGCCAACCGCCTCGATGATATGCCGCTCTTGGATAACGACAACCAAGAAGAAGGCTTAAGCACGGGTGAAGTGTCTGATTCCATCGCTGATTATGCGGAAAACTTGGAGAAGAGTGCCAATTCTTTCCTCAACCACTTTATCCGTGTTAGCGACAAGGGTGCGACCACAGAAAAAGCCTTTGTGGCCCCGCATCAGGAAATCTACCTACGTGAAAACATCCGTCTGCGTTTGCAAATTGCGATTTTAGCCATTCCACGCCAACAAAATGAGCTTTATAAGCAATCCCTTGATGCCGTGGGCACCTGGGTGCGCAGCTACTTCGATCTGCAAAACGAGAATGTAAAATCCTTCTTAAAAGATTTAGATACCCTTAATGAGCAGTCCATCTACATTGATGCGCCTAAGCAGCTCCAGAGCTTGAACGCCTTGGATCAGCTGCTCAACAAGCAATCGCCAAAGGTAGAAAAAATTGAGATGGAGGCTGAAAAAGCCCTTGAGCCAGCAGCAGAGCCACAAGGCCAGACGCCAGCCCTGCCTGAAGCGGAAGCTCAACCACAAGCCACCCCTGCCCAATAGGAGATTGTATGTTTAGAGTACTATTTTTAATGCTTGTCCTCCTTGCAGGACTGGTCGCAGGGCCTTATATCGCAGGCCACCAGGGCTATGTGAGAATTGAAACCGATGCCAAGGTAATTGAAATGAGCCTGGTCATGTTGGTGGTTTTCTTTGTGGTTACCCTAGCCCTAATCTATGGCCTAGAAACCCTGCTTAGAAAGCTCTTTAGCCTTAGCCGTGGCGCCTATAACTGGTTCGGCAACCGCAAACGTAAAAAAGCCCAACAGCAAACCCTTGAGGGCTTAATGAAGATGAGCGAGGGCAACTATGCCAAGGCAGAAAAACTGATTGGTAAAAACGCCAAACATGCTGACGAGCCGATTCTCAACCTGATCAAGGCTGCCGAAGCTGCCCAGCAAAATGGCGATGATCTGACCGCCAATAAATACCTGATTGAGGCCTCCAAACTGGCTGGTAAGGACAATATCGCCCTAGAAATCGCCCGCACCCGCATTCTTATGCAACAGGGCAAACTGCCTGCTGCCCGCAGTGCGGTAGATAGCCTGCTTGAGCTAGCCCCAAACAACGAAGATGCCAACCGCCTAGCCATCCAAATCTACCAAGATTCCAAGGCCTACAAGGCGCTGGACAAATTGCTGGACGATGTCGGCCAACGCAGTTTCCTCTCTGCCCAGGAATTTGAGGCACTAGAACACTTTGTCGATGATGGTTTACTGGATGAGATCCTCCACGAAGAAGGCCAAGAAGGCCTGCTCAACTGGTGGGAGCAACAACCAAGTCGCCGCCGTAAATCGGTTTACACTCGTGTAGCCCTGGTCACCCGCTTAATTGACAGCGATGACCACGAATCTGCCGCTGAACTGGCCCTTGAAACCGTGAAGAAATTTGAAGACGAGCAACTGGCCCCACTCTTCGCTCAACTGACCCGTCTCCAAGTGCCCGAAGACAGCAAGCTCATTAAGGTGTTAGATAAACGTGCGAGCAAGGCCATCGAAGAATACAGCGATGATTACGCCCG
This window harbors:
- a CDS encoding heme biosynthesis protein HemY; its protein translation is MFRVLFLMLVLLAGLVAGPYIAGHQGYVRIETDAKVIEMSLVMLVVFFVVTLALIYGLETLLRKLFSLSRGAYNWFGNRKRKKAQQQTLEGLMKMSEGNYAKAEKLIGKNAKHADEPILNLIKAAEAAQQNGDDLTANKYLIEASKLAGKDNIALEIARTRILMQQGKLPAARSAVDSLLELAPNNEDANRLAIQIYQDSKAYKALDKLLDDVGQRSFLSAQEFEALEHFVDDGLLDEILHEEGQEGLLNWWEQQPSRRRKSVYTRVALVTRLIDSDDHESAAELALETVKKFEDEQLAPLFAQLTRLQVPEDSKLIKVLDKRASKAIEEYSDDYARALGYIYTREGLFAKAKPYFVQVINHKQCTAQDRIMALHMAEQLHDEELIDLIRERNLKEVNMQPQEPTPLLPENLPRAE
- a CDS encoding HemX protein, yielding MSKQKREVEDLEVTEVPVEQTEATVEAEQAVHSEPELTNEPEEGTQEELKEEPLMENTENTPAPEAKKSGGTGLALLALLVALGLGGAGYYFGSQKLASLEANVQQQLAGAVNKLKEAQPEQMQIELPNFDAEKVQIATLSSNYQQAQQRISQLEREQAVYTQQINSLQQQIQQLGNMPKADTSTFLLSDADFLLNNAIRKMVLDNDMDTTKNLLIEADKVLAQVSDSGVLAVREAIKADLNQLSSINEVDQNALMLRLTQLANRLDDMPLLDNDNQEEGLSTGEVSDSIADYAENLEKSANSFLNHFIRVSDKGATTEKAFVAPHQEIYLRENIRLRLQIAILAIPRQQNELYKQSLDAVGTWVRSYFDLQNENVKSFLKDLDTLNEQSIYIDAPKQLQSLNALDQLLNKQSPKVEKIEMEAEKALEPAAEPQGQTPALPEAEAQPQATPAQ
- a CDS encoding uroporphyrinogen-III synthase, translating into MNVLITRPQPSGQALVDMLNKVQIFALHQPLVSIEAGRELPQLHAALNQLKAGDYVFAVSKHAVDFATDTLKQTGFHWREDLNYFAVGRQTAQHFAAQSEQQVAYPIESENSEGLLNLPQMQDLTDKTVLILRAETGRELFPEEASRRGAKIAYLECYQRQPVADNLADQISLCKRAGIDTIVVTSGEILQALYDQTLAEDRAWLTACRLLVVGPRLAEQAQGLGWQAGNIILSEKADNQSLFDRLIQNVGR
- a CDS encoding hydroxymethylbilane synthase — protein: MKDTLRIATRQSPLALWQANFVKEALEERFPELTVELVTMVTKGDIILDTPLAKIGGKGLFVKELELALLENRADLAVHSMKDVPMSFPEGLGLAVICEREDPRDAFVSNHFASLADLPAGAVVGTSSLRRQCQLMAKYPHLTVKSLRGNVGTRLSKLDSGEYDAIILASAGLIRLGMAERIRAFISVEDSLPACGQGAVGIETRVDDERVLRYISVLNHQPTRYCVEAERAMNTRLQGGCQVPIGGFATLEGDEISLNALVGSLDGTEIIRASGRAKLEEAQQLGQQVAKSLLAQGADKILAQVYQAG